A single region of the Gopherus evgoodei ecotype Sinaloan lineage chromosome 3, rGopEvg1_v1.p, whole genome shotgun sequence genome encodes:
- the TCF21 gene encoding transcription factor 21 produces the protein MSTGSLSDVEDLQEVEMLECDGLKMDSNKEFGTSNESNEEGSNCENASPQKGRGASGKRKKAPTKKSPLNGVSQEGKQVQRNAANARERARMRVLSKAFSRLKTTLPWVPPDTKLSKLDTLRLASSYIAHLRQILANDKYENGYIHPVNLTWPFMVAGKPESDLKEVVNTNRLCGPTAS, from the exons ATGTCCACTGGCTCGCTCAGCGATGTGGAAGACCTTCAGGAGGTAGAAATGCTGGAATGCGATGGCCTGAAAATGGATTCTAACAAAGAGTTTGGGACATCGAACGAGAGCAACGAAGAGGGTTCCAATTGCGAGAACGCGTCCCCCCAAAAGGGGAGAGGCGCCTCTGGCAAGAGGAAAAAGGCTCCCACCaaaaagagccctttaaatggaGTGAGCCAAGAGGGGAAGCAAGTCCAGAGAAACGCTGCCAACGCCAGGGAGAGGGCGAGGATGCGGGTACTCAGCAAAGCTTTCTCGAGGCTTAAGACTACTTTGCCCTGGGTACCTCCAGACACCAAGCTTTCCAAACTGGACACCTTGAGACTGGCATCCAGCTACATTGCTCACCTGAGACAGATCCTGGCCAATGACAAGTACGAAAATGGTTACATTCACCCAGTCAATCTG ACTTGGCCTTTTATGGTGGCTGGCAAACCCGAGAGTGACCTGAAAGAAGTGGTGAACACAAATCGCTTGTGTGGACCTACAGCATCCTGA